The sequence TGTCTGTAGTACACTGAGCTGGTTCATCAGCGATGAATTCGCTGTCGCAAGACCAATGTAGGCATCTCCCCGTAATTCCCAGACATCCGGATTATTTGGCTGGTTCTTGAGAATTTCGTCGGTTTTATCAATCGCTTGTTTGTACTGGCCGGATGATATTGAAGACTGGACAATCGTCAGTTGATCTGACACATCAGCTGGCTGAGCATATGCAATTTTCAGCAACAAATCACGTGATTCTTCTGTTCTACCAAGTGTTTTTAGCACATCCGATTTCTTTTTCATCACAGCAAGATTGTTTGGATTCTGTTCCAGTGTTTTTGTATAAACGGTCAGCGCTTCAAGGTGTTTTCCACTGGATGCAAGAATATCTCCTTTTTCTTCCAGGGAATCATAATTGTCAGGTTTTATTGAGAGTGATGTATCATAAGCGAGTGATGCGACATCCTTGATTCCTACCTGGGCAGAAAGGTCTCCAACCTGGTTCAGACTGGAACTTAAAAATTCAGCAGGCTGATTCATTCCTGCAATTTCAGGGAGAAAGATTACCAAAGCACCTGTAATAAGAATGAATATCGCAATGAGTGTAATCACTTTCATTGCATATATCTCTCGGTGAAGTATAATTTAAGAATTATTTAATGAAGTTGAAGGATTTAAAAGGATACTTAAATATCAAATCCAAGTTTGTTTGGCGCAGGGACAACCTGTGGGCCGTTAAACTCAGGGTTCCCATACAGATATTCAACAATTAATTCAGCAAACCGTTTTGCATCACTGGGATCCCGAGCTGTTACAAGTCGGTCTAAAAAGACGAATGGTTTATCTTCAAACTTCACATCCATCTTCATCATCTCCCTGATGGCCATCCCGGATATGACAGTCGCAGGTCTTTTTTTGAGAATGCCTGCCTTTGCCATCACGACCGGACCGGTACTGATACCACCAATTACCTTCCGGTGTATCCGGAAGATCTTGACCAGTTCTAACAGGTCCGGATTATTCCAGAAATGAGCCTGGGCTCCCTGACCGCCAAGAATAGTCAGAGCATCAAATTCCTCTTCGCGTGTTAGTATCACGTCCTCAAAACTGAGTGGAACAAAGACTCTTCCACCAAAAGTTCCTTTTGCCTGGCCTGCTTCCCGTGAGGCAAACTCATACGGGATCTTATTATGATCAAATACTGCCGTAACCTGGGCCAGTTCCTTGTCATGGTACTGGGCAGGAGGGACTGCGATGAGGATCTTCATGGAAAAAAATTTTAATTATCGGTAGAATCTGCTGTTCCGCCACTTAAGTAATCAGCCATATCACCGGTGACAAATCCTAATTCTCCCATCTCCTGGCCGCCCATACTTACTTCACCAAACTCAGGGAACTTGGGGAGTGTACTATTGGTTCCGTTTGGAATGATATCGTCAAAGTGTCCGATTGCCTTTTGTGCCTCGTCATAATATTTCTTTGCGTTATCATAATTTTCCTGACCATTTGAGACAGATGAGACAAAGCTCCGGTCATCAATATATCCTTCGTACCGGTCCTTTGCCTCTGAGATAAGGTAGAAGAATGCATCTATGTAATTAGCCTTGTCATAAAAGTCCTCTGCGATATTCATGCTGACAAGGTCCATATATGTTGTATCTGCCCAGTCAACACCCTCTCCAATCAGGAACCGGTGACCTGGAGACTTTTCTGTCTTGTCATTGAAAGGATCATCGTCCGGCTTATTTGCCTGATCTACATAATCCTCAAACCAACGGACAGTAATTGTTTTGAACTTCTCTGTCAGGTCAGGGCTTGACGGGTCAGGAGTCTTTTGTGTCATTGGGATGGCTATCTCGAGACCTTCAAGGGTGCTGCCCTGCTGCTCCTCTTCTTCCTGAGGAAGTGCTGCTGAAGCATCAGGCAGGGTGTACATCGTCATGTTCGGGAATTTATCTTTAATCTTGTTCCAGAACTCGGCAGAAACCTGGTAGTACTGGTCTACAACAGTATAGTACTCTGATCCATCAGAAGAACGGGAGACTGAATTGAGATATGAATGGTAGTCTTCAAATGTGGAGCCTGCCATCGATGTGTAGTAAAGATAGCCGACAATATTGTTTGCATCTGCAAAGAATTCCGGACTCACGTTCTCCATGATAAGCCGGTAATATGCATCGGTTACTTCACTCAGCTTTGAACCGGTCGGGACCGTGGAGTTCGAAATCTTCTTGATTGCCTTCTCTGCTTCGGTCATGAATGCTTCGTCATTATACGGGCTCGCATCCGAAGACCCTTTCATGCTGAGTGGCATCTGCTGAAAAGTTGGAGCAAATGCTGCGCTACTAACCGCAACAAAGAGCACCAACGCAGCGATGCCGGATATTATATAGAATATGCTGCGTCTCATACTCTCAGTCATCAT comes from Methanospirillum hungatei and encodes:
- a CDS encoding tetratricopeptide repeat protein; this encodes MKVITLIAIFILITGALVIFLPEIAGMNQPAEFLSSSLNQVGDLSAQVGIKDVASLAYDTSLSIKPDNYDSLEEKGDILASSGKHLEALTVYTKTLEQNPNNLAVMKKKSDVLKTLGRTEESRDLLLKIAYAQPADVSDQLTIVQSSISSGQYKQAIDKTDEILKNQPNNPDVWELRGDAYIGLATANSSLMNQLSVLQTGSRADSDDVHDVLNKNQAFSDGIQSYRQALELDPMRSTDLSQKIFTNLQGFDIMIQSGDLL
- a CDS encoding DJ-1/PfpI family protein encodes the protein MKILIAVPPAQYHDKELAQVTAVFDHNKIPYEFASREAGQAKGTFGGRVFVPLSFEDVILTREEEFDALTILGGQGAQAHFWNNPDLLELVKIFRIHRKVIGGISTGPVVMAKAGILKKRPATVISGMAIREMMKMDVKFEDKPFVFLDRLVTARDPSDAKRFAELIVEYLYGNPEFNGPQVVPAPNKLGFDI